The following are encoded together in the Pontibacter liquoris genome:
- a CDS encoding imelysin family protein yields MKAYKTYTLAVLTCLATLTGCSSGKEDNGSPKTEYDRQAMLANYSQNLIVPGYQALKTKADELTTAVAAFGASPSATTLATARQAYLEANKAWQDVSTYAFGPADEQLLRSNLNIYPTSASEIEANIAAGTYDLQTSANLDAKGFPALDYLLYSKPTEAEVITLYTVDAQAANRKKYLRDVAGLIKQRAETVYTGWTSDNYADTFQKAAGTAVGSAVGNLVNQLNSDIDLTKRAKVGIPSGRFTAGSAYPEKVEAYYSRNSLELLKRAISAEKAVFMGVSASGTNGPGLDDYLDHVSAKYNNNLLSDAIEAQFDAALAAADAVQGPLSEAVTTQPQAVTKVYDELQKLIVLTKTDMPAALGVTITYTDNDGD; encoded by the coding sequence ATGAAAGCATATAAAACCTATACCCTTGCGGTGCTGACGTGCCTGGCCACATTAACGGGCTGCAGCTCCGGCAAAGAGGACAACGGCAGTCCGAAAACAGAGTACGACCGGCAGGCTATGCTGGCAAACTATTCGCAAAACCTGATCGTGCCGGGCTACCAGGCGCTAAAAACAAAGGCGGATGAGCTGACAACAGCAGTCGCGGCTTTTGGTGCGAGCCCCTCGGCTACAACCCTGGCAACAGCCCGCCAGGCGTATCTGGAAGCGAATAAGGCCTGGCAGGATGTGAGTACGTATGCCTTTGGCCCTGCCGACGAGCAGCTGCTGCGCAGCAACCTCAACATCTACCCAACTTCTGCTTCGGAGATAGAGGCTAACATCGCCGCAGGCACCTACGACCTGCAAACGTCCGCGAACCTGGATGCCAAAGGTTTTCCGGCCCTGGACTACCTGCTTTACAGCAAGCCGACCGAGGCCGAAGTGATCACGCTTTATACTGTTGATGCCCAAGCGGCGAACCGCAAAAAATACCTGCGGGACGTGGCCGGACTGATCAAGCAAAGAGCCGAGACGGTATACACCGGCTGGACAAGCGACAACTATGCCGATACCTTTCAGAAAGCAGCCGGCACAGCCGTGGGCAGCGCTGTGGGCAACCTGGTCAACCAGCTCAACTCCGACATCGACCTGACCAAACGCGCCAAAGTGGGTATTCCGAGTGGCCGATTTACTGCTGGCAGCGCCTATCCCGAAAAAGTGGAAGCCTACTACAGCCGCAATTCGTTGGAGCTTTTGAAGCGGGCTATCAGTGCCGAGAAGGCCGTGTTTATGGGCGTCAGCGCCAGCGGCACCAATGGCCCCGGCCTGGATGATTACCTGGACCACGTCAGCGCCAAGTATAACAACAACCTGCTATCAGATGCGATCGAGGCACAGTTCGACGCTGCATTAGCCGCGGCCGATGCCGTGCAGGGGCCGCTGTCGGAAGCCGTTACCACGCAGCCGCAGGCCGTTACCAA